One genomic segment of Sphingorhabdus sp. M41 includes these proteins:
- the rplI gene encoding 50S ribosomal protein L9: MDIILLERVEKLGSIGDIVTVKNGYARNFLLPNKKALRANEANKKVFEANRQQIEADNETKRKEAEAASGGIDGKQIVLIRASSASGQLYGSVSVRDIVEALNADGKNAVVEKSMVILEKPIKTLGVFDVRVRLHPEVNVTIQANVARSDDEADLQKDGVDVIAQMFEDDQAELAAAALSPDSEDAGEETVEANADAAPETTETEEQDDTETKE; the protein is encoded by the coding sequence ATGGATATTATTTTGCTTGAACGCGTAGAGAAACTGGGAAGCATTGGCGACATCGTCACCGTCAAAAACGGCTATGCTCGCAATTTTCTGCTGCCCAACAAGAAAGCGCTGCGCGCCAACGAAGCCAACAAGAAGGTCTTCGAAGCCAATCGCCAGCAGATTGAAGCGGACAATGAAACGAAGCGCAAGGAAGCCGAAGCGGCATCCGGCGGCATCGACGGCAAGCAGATCGTTCTGATCCGTGCATCGTCTGCCAGCGGCCAGCTTTATGGTTCCGTGTCCGTTCGCGATATTGTCGAAGCCCTGAACGCCGATGGCAAGAACGCCGTCGTTGAAAAGAGCATGGTCATCCTGGAAAAGCCGATCAAGACACTCGGTGTTTTCGATGTTCGCGTTCGCCTCCACCCGGAAGTCAACGTTACCATCCAGGCCAATGTCGCCCGTTCGGATGATGAAGCTGATCTGCAAAAAGACGGCGTCGACGTGATCGCCCAGATGTTTGAAGATGATCAGGCTGAACTGGCCGCTGCAGCTCTTTCGCCTGACAGCGAAGATGCGGGTGAAGAAACAGTTGAAGCAAATGCAGATGCTGCGCCTGAGACCACAGAAACAGAAGAGCAGGACGATACCGAAACCAAGGAATAG
- the rpsR gene encoding 30S ribosomal protein S18, translating to MGRPFFRRRKSCPFSGKNAKPIDYKDVKTLQGFISERGKIVPSRITAVSAKKQRELSRAIKRARHLGLLPYLVK from the coding sequence ATGGGACGTCCATTTTTCCGTCGCCGCAAAAGCTGCCCCTTTTCCGGCAAGAACGCAAAGCCCATCGACTATAAAGACGTGAAGACGCTGCAGGGATTCATATCCGAACGCGGCAAGATCGTACCAAGTCGTATCACCGCAGTTTCCGCCAAGAAGCAGCGCGAGCTCTCCAGAGCCATCAAACGCGCACGCCATCTCGGCCTGCTGCCTTATCTCGTGAAGTAG
- the rpsF gene encoding 30S ribosomal protein S6 produces the protein MPMYEHVFLARQDLSQSQVDALAQEATKIVESNEGKVVLTETWGLRTLAYKIQKNRKAHYVMLRLDAPGSVVLELERQTRINEDVIRFLTIRVDEHEEGPSVMMRKPERDRERKPRRDDN, from the coding sequence ATGCCAATGTATGAGCATGTCTTCCTCGCGCGACAAGATCTGAGCCAGTCTCAGGTTGATGCTCTCGCGCAGGAAGCCACCAAAATTGTTGAATCGAATGAAGGCAAGGTCGTATTGACCGAAACCTGGGGCCTGCGTACGCTCGCCTACAAGATCCAGAAGAACCGCAAGGCACATTATGTCATGCTGCGTCTCGATGCACCGGGCAGCGTTGTCCTGGAACTCGAACGCCAGACCCGGATCAACGAAGATGTCATCCGTTTCCTGACCATCCGCGTCGACGAGCATGAAGAAGGCCCGTCCGTGATGATGCGCAAACCCGAACGTGATCGCGAACGCAAACCGCGTCGCGACGACAATTAA
- a CDS encoding SH3 domain-containing protein translates to MIRSQFFSTTAIAFAAMIAIASPAEAATKSPVELTHCDASYGTIAVVDGDIQGWSKFGLGSPRELVAAITRESGCFEVHNTASAAPANFLVNVIAGDKEEVDQGVQAAKGVATEAFIRSGAAGQVLGSVPGAGALMGMFGGLGGKKKVVAAGIRVVSPTNGQTLIAGTGEVKKSTLSFAGGTAWIAGADSAGYSGSKNGKMLTEAFIIAFNSVVSQAGALSTVHTASPAAEAAATYTVAVDTNLYASASANAKTVRALRADTELTPTGSKAGLFVEVSDNYGTKGWVSVEDLR, encoded by the coding sequence ATGATCAGATCACAATTTTTTTCCACAACCGCAATCGCCTTTGCTGCGATGATTGCAATTGCCTCGCCTGCCGAAGCCGCAACGAAATCACCCGTGGAGCTAACGCATTGCGATGCGAGCTATGGCACAATCGCCGTGGTCGATGGAGATATCCAGGGCTGGAGCAAATTCGGACTGGGCAGCCCCCGCGAACTGGTCGCGGCAATTACGCGGGAATCAGGATGCTTTGAGGTGCACAACACTGCAAGCGCAGCGCCGGCCAATTTCCTGGTCAATGTTATCGCTGGCGACAAGGAAGAAGTCGACCAAGGCGTTCAGGCAGCAAAAGGTGTCGCGACAGAGGCCTTCATCCGTTCAGGTGCTGCGGGTCAGGTTTTGGGAAGCGTTCCAGGAGCAGGCGCGCTAATGGGGATGTTTGGCGGGCTTGGCGGCAAGAAAAAGGTGGTTGCGGCCGGCATTCGCGTGGTCAGCCCGACGAACGGCCAGACTCTGATTGCCGGCACCGGAGAAGTGAAAAAATCGACCCTGTCTTTTGCTGGTGGAACGGCATGGATCGCTGGTGCTGACAGTGCGGGCTATTCCGGATCGAAAAACGGCAAGATGCTGACCGAGGCTTTCATCATCGCCTTTAATAGCGTTGTCTCCCAGGCCGGCGCGTTATCGACGGTTCACACAGCATCCCCTGCTGCTGAGGCCGCGGCAACATATACCGTGGCCGTCGACACAAATCTTTATGCCAGTGCCAGTGCGAATGCCAAAACGGTGCGGGCGTTACGGGCCGATACCGAATTGACTCCCACAGGCAGCAAAGCGGGGCTGTTTGTCGAAGTCAGCGACAATTACGGCACCAAGGGATGGGTTTCGGTGGAAGACTTGCGATAA
- a CDS encoding helix-turn-helix transcriptional regulator gives MQEQLIDRIYECSVVPELWPDVLDELAQITDSIGGMLFSARKAVNWTASENVFEAFETYVKDGWFEKCPRRTCMMGKSQPTFFVEQDFWNEEELANNPFYRDFFHPRGLGWSAGTLLQMPTGDNIVFSIERQLDQGPIERNHVDRLNELRPHLLRSAFVSTRLGLQRAQGASETLSKFGLPALVLDAEGKFVEANDRAQSVADHVQFNAAGGRVTFSDRRSGDFLSSALKTLDGISSTDSLSFPIRNQDGNAIFVGHVMPLKLAAHDIFANSYALLFFTPLDQTRAPSTTLMRSLFDMTVAETRIAKGLVKGQTLAEIAADGEVSITTVRSQFSSVLEKTGCGRQAELVGLLANIAMGQSEDASDG, from the coding sequence ATGCAGGAACAGTTGATTGATCGTATTTATGAATGTTCCGTGGTGCCGGAGCTTTGGCCTGACGTTCTGGATGAACTGGCGCAGATAACCGACTCCATAGGTGGCATGCTGTTTTCTGCCCGGAAAGCGGTAAACTGGACTGCTTCGGAAAATGTGTTCGAAGCATTTGAGACCTATGTCAAAGATGGCTGGTTTGAAAAATGCCCCCGGCGGACCTGCATGATGGGGAAATCGCAGCCAACATTTTTTGTCGAACAGGATTTCTGGAACGAAGAGGAACTGGCCAATAATCCCTTTTATCGGGATTTCTTTCATCCGCGCGGTCTCGGCTGGTCGGCCGGAACGCTTCTGCAAATGCCGACCGGAGACAATATCGTCTTCAGCATCGAGCGCCAGCTGGATCAGGGTCCGATCGAGCGCAATCACGTCGACCGTCTCAATGAGCTTCGTCCCCATTTGTTGCGCAGTGCCTTTGTTTCGACTCGACTTGGCCTGCAACGCGCGCAAGGCGCAAGCGAAACGCTTTCCAAGTTCGGCCTGCCCGCTCTGGTTCTCGACGCCGAAGGCAAATTTGTCGAAGCCAATGACCGGGCTCAATCGGTTGCTGACCATGTGCAATTCAATGCGGCTGGCGGACGAGTGACTTTTTCAGATCGGCGTTCGGGAGACTTTTTGAGCAGCGCATTGAAAACACTGGATGGCATTTCCTCCACTGACAGCCTTTCCTTTCCGATTCGCAACCAGGATGGCAACGCGATTTTCGTAGGCCATGTCATGCCGTTAAAACTGGCTGCCCATGATATTTTCGCCAATAGTTATGCGCTTCTATTCTTCACCCCGCTCGATCAGACGCGTGCGCCGTCGACTACCTTGATGCGAAGCCTGTTCGACATGACTGTGGCTGAAACCCGGATTGCCAAAGGCCTGGTGAAAGGTCAGACTTTGGCCGAGATCGCCGCAGACGGCGAAGTATCGATCACCACCGTGCGATCGCAATTCAGCAGCGTGCTTGAAAAAACAGGCTGTGGCCGTCAAGCGGAACTGGTCGGACTGCTTGCCAACATCGCTATGGGGCAAAGCGAGGATGCTTCGGACGGGTAA
- a CDS encoding acyl-CoA dehydrogenase family protein — translation MTNFEIPQEIEDYLDVLDEFIEAEINPVEQRDDNIRFFDHRREDARTNWENQGLPTEEWEALLVEMRQIADAAGHYRYALPAEFGGQNGTNLGMARIREHLAHKGLGLHNDLQNENSIVGNLVQPLMLRDFGTEQQKRDYIPEMLAGRMGWCFGLTEEDHGSDATWMDTTAVRETRDGVDGWLINGNKMWTTGLHKASHVMTFARHSGKDGDARGIGCFIVPVDAEGFEIGEYMWTFNMPTDHPKCSYTNVWIPADAVLGDLDMGLACAQHFVHENRIRQAASSLGAAQYCIDESVKYAGERKPFGKPLSVNQGIQFPLVELHTEAAMLRQLIYATAAKMDTMPKPDVAKYLSAQVSMCNYRANRLCCDAADRAMQVHGGMGYSRHKPFEHIYRHHRRYRITEGAEEIQMRKIGGDMFGFLHKKK, via the coding sequence ATGACCAATTTTGAAATCCCGCAGGAAATCGAAGATTATCTGGACGTACTGGATGAATTTATCGAAGCCGAGATCAATCCGGTTGAACAGCGCGATGACAATATCCGTTTCTTCGATCATCGGCGGGAAGATGCGCGAACCAACTGGGAAAATCAGGGACTGCCAACCGAGGAATGGGAAGCATTGCTGGTCGAAATGCGGCAGATTGCCGATGCCGCCGGCCATTATCGCTATGCCCTGCCCGCGGAATTTGGCGGACAGAATGGTACCAATCTGGGCATGGCCCGAATTCGCGAGCATCTGGCGCACAAGGGACTCGGCCTGCACAATGACCTGCAGAACGAGAATTCGATCGTCGGCAATCTGGTCCAGCCGCTGATGTTGCGCGACTTTGGCACCGAACAGCAGAAGCGCGACTATATTCCCGAGATGCTCGCGGGCAGGATGGGCTGGTGTTTCGGGCTTACCGAAGAAGATCATGGATCGGACGCGACCTGGATGGACACGACTGCGGTCCGGGAAACCCGCGACGGAGTCGATGGCTGGCTGATCAACGGCAACAAGATGTGGACCACCGGCTTGCACAAGGCATCCCATGTCATGACCTTTGCAAGACACAGCGGCAAGGACGGCGACGCCAGGGGGATTGGCTGCTTCATCGTGCCGGTGGACGCAGAGGGCTTTGAAATTGGCGAATATATGTGGACATTCAACATGCCCACCGATCACCCGAAATGCTCCTATACCAACGTCTGGATTCCGGCTGATGCGGTGCTCGGCGATCTCGACATGGGCCTCGCCTGCGCCCAGCATTTCGTCCATGAAAACCGCATACGCCAGGCCGCCTCTTCGCTGGGAGCGGCGCAATATTGTATCGACGAATCGGTGAAATATGCGGGCGAACGCAAGCCGTTCGGCAAACCGCTGTCGGTCAACCAAGGCATCCAGTTCCCGCTGGTCGAACTGCACACCGAAGCGGCGATGCTTCGACAGTTGATCTACGCGACGGCAGCCAAGATGGACACGATGCCGAAGCCCGATGTTGCCAAATATCTCTCCGCCCAGGTCAGCATGTGCAACTATCGCGCAAACCGCCTGTGCTGCGACGCCGCCGACCGCGCGATGCAGGTCCATGGCGGCATGGGCTATTCCCGCCACAAGCCGTTTGAGCATATCTACCGGCACCATCGTCGCTACCGGATCACGGAAGGCGCGGAAGAAATCCAGATGCGCAAAATTGGCGGTGATATGTTCGGATTTTTGCACAAGAAGAAATAG
- a CDS encoding phosphotransferase family protein encodes MNDETFEKRLAEYCSETFGKGGELTGVQRLSGGASMESWAFSYGGEDYVLRRLPGGLSPNDDGLRGVPLATQADIIELARTAGVTAPQVRGRLQPGDGLGEGFIMTKAEGETLPHKILGNPAFAEAEGRLTEQCARELAAIHQIPMNSLTRSLEYFSPDELIRVQKEKYHEIGGQIPIYEYAFHWLEQNAPDASDKYLVHGDFRMGNLMIDHQGLSAVLDWELVRLGDPVQDLAYLCTPSWRFGHYEKAAGGFDSAASFLQAYADASGAAVDPDRFRFWLIYSTLWWGVACMVMGQIWRSHGDRSLERTVIGRRVSEVEIDLALLFEEILPDSISTPLNWSMPEQESVTGETGYGELLTALEEWNAKQVMPGLQGHDKFQSRVAGNALGIARRQAEWGPGFREAARTRLAAIGHDQKQLCSGLATGNIAVTDAAVWNHLRLSALERLSIDQPKYAGLMVALNKWSPS; translated from the coding sequence ATGAACGATGAGACATTCGAGAAAAGACTAGCCGAATATTGTTCGGAAACCTTTGGCAAGGGCGGCGAGCTCACGGGCGTTCAACGACTGTCGGGTGGCGCGAGCATGGAAAGCTGGGCTTTTTCCTACGGCGGTGAGGATTATGTCCTGCGCCGCCTGCCCGGCGGCCTTTCGCCAAATGATGACGGCTTGCGTGGCGTCCCGCTTGCCACACAGGCGGACATTATTGAATTGGCCCGTACTGCTGGCGTTACAGCCCCGCAGGTTCGTGGACGGCTGCAGCCTGGCGATGGCCTGGGCGAAGGCTTCATCATGACCAAGGCGGAGGGCGAAACCCTGCCGCATAAAATATTGGGCAATCCCGCCTTTGCCGAGGCCGAAGGCAGGTTGACCGAGCAATGCGCGCGCGAACTGGCTGCCATTCACCAGATACCGATGAATTCCCTGACCCGGTCGCTGGAATATTTTTCCCCCGACGAACTGATCCGGGTCCAGAAAGAAAAATATCACGAGATCGGCGGCCAGATTCCGATCTACGAATATGCATTTCACTGGCTCGAGCAGAATGCGCCCGATGCCAGCGACAAATATCTGGTGCACGGCGACTTTCGCATGGGCAATCTGATGATCGACCATCAGGGCCTGTCGGCGGTACTCGACTGGGAACTGGTTCGGCTGGGCGATCCGGTTCAGGACCTTGCCTATCTGTGCACGCCGAGTTGGCGATTCGGCCATTATGAAAAGGCAGCCGGCGGCTTCGACAGCGCCGCATCCTTCCTGCAAGCCTATGCCGATGCCAGCGGGGCTGCGGTGGATCCGGACCGCTTTCGCTTCTGGCTGATCTATTCCACCCTCTGGTGGGGCGTCGCCTGCATGGTGATGGGGCAGATCTGGCGCAGCCATGGCGACCGCTCGCTCGAGCGCACGGTGATCGGCCGCCGGGTGTCCGAGGTGGAAATCGATCTCGCCCTGTTATTTGAGGAGATTCTGCCCGACAGCATATCCACTCCGCTCAACTGGTCGATGCCCGAACAGGAAAGCGTGACCGGCGAGACCGGCTATGGCGAACTGTTGACGGCTCTTGAAGAATGGAACGCAAAGCAGGTGATGCCCGGCCTGCAGGGTCATGACAAATTCCAGTCGCGCGTCGCCGGCAACGCTCTCGGCATCGCGCGGCGGCAGGCAGAATGGGGACCAGGTTTCCGGGAGGCCGCCCGCACCAGACTCGCCGCTATCGGACATGATCAGAAACAGCTGTGCAGCGGACTTGCAACCGGGAATATCGCGGTAACCGATGCCGCTGTCTGGAACCATCTGCGGCTATCCGCTCTGGAACGACTATCCATCGACCAACCCAAATATGCCGGCCTGATGGTCGCGCTCAACAAATGGAGTCCATCATGA
- the fabD gene encoding ACP S-malonyltransferase — MRAFIFPGQGSQVVGMGKALAEASSTAREVFEEVDHALEQNLFALMCEGPLDELTLTENAQPAIMANAIATLRVMEKDGGTSLGDLCNYVAGHSLGEYTALCAAGALDLTTTAELLKLRGLSMQKAVPVGKGGMAALLGADIKKASALANASTQGEICTVANDNDPTQVVISGHIGAIERAIAAAKEHGIKRGILLPVSAPFHCSLMQPAAEAMEEALAEASIFPPVVPVYANVTAAPVSDVDEIRELLVQQVTGTVRWRESVGNMAEAGVEQFVEFGGKVLTGMVGRIAPETETVSLVSLADIEAFLKTL; from the coding sequence ATGCGCGCATTTATTTTTCCGGGACAGGGTAGCCAGGTGGTTGGCATGGGCAAAGCGCTTGCCGAAGCGAGCAGCACCGCGCGCGAAGTGTTCGAAGAAGTCGATCACGCGCTGGAGCAAAATCTGTTTGCGCTCATGTGCGAAGGCCCGCTCGATGAGCTGACCCTGACCGAAAACGCCCAGCCGGCAATCATGGCCAATGCCATCGCCACCTTGCGGGTGATGGAAAAAGATGGCGGCACGTCGCTAGGGGATTTGTGCAACTATGTCGCTGGCCACAGTCTTGGCGAATATACGGCCTTATGCGCTGCCGGAGCCCTGGATCTGACGACAACGGCGGAATTGCTGAAATTGCGCGGCCTGTCGATGCAGAAAGCGGTGCCGGTGGGCAAGGGTGGTATGGCGGCCTTGCTGGGCGCTGATATCAAGAAGGCGTCGGCGCTGGCCAATGCTTCCACTCAGGGAGAAATATGTACCGTCGCCAATGACAATGATCCGACTCAGGTGGTGATCTCCGGGCATATTGGTGCGATCGAGCGCGCGATTGCGGCGGCAAAGGAGCATGGCATCAAACGCGGTATCCTGCTTCCCGTGTCAGCGCCGTTCCACTGTTCCCTGATGCAGCCCGCGGCCGAAGCCATGGAAGAAGCTCTGGCCGAGGCCAGCATTTTCCCGCCGGTGGTTCCCGTTTATGCCAATGTTACAGCGGCTCCGGTCTCGGACGTCGATGAAATCCGCGAACTGCTGGTGCAGCAAGTCACCGGCACTGTGCGCTGGCGGGAATCGGTCGGCAATATGGCGGAAGCCGGAGTCGAGCAATTTGTCGAATTTGGCGGCAAGGTGCTGACCGGGATGGTTGGCCGGATTGCGCCCGAAACCGAGACCGTCAGCCTTGTCTCCCTGGCTGATATCGAGGCTTTTCTGAAGACTCTCTAG
- the fabG gene encoding 3-oxoacyl-[acyl-carrier-protein] reductase → MFDLTGMTALVTGASGGIGSAIAKSLAAQGATIALSGTRRHVLMEMIPEMAGEGHIVMPCDLSKPEEVDALVPDTVAKLGKLDILVNNAGITRDGLVMRMSDEDFADVIRVNLESAFRLIRAAARPMMKARHGRIISISSVVGATGNPGQANYVASKAGLVGMSKALAQELASRNITVNCVAPGFIESPMTDALTDAQKDEINRKIPAGKMGNGDDIGAAVVYLASQEAAYVTGQTLHVNGGMAMIS, encoded by the coding sequence ATGTTTGACTTAACCGGAATGACTGCTCTGGTAACCGGAGCTTCGGGCGGGATCGGATCGGCAATTGCCAAATCCCTGGCTGCGCAAGGCGCGACGATCGCGCTTTCCGGAACGCGTCGGCACGTGCTGATGGAGATGATTCCCGAAATGGCCGGTGAAGGTCACATCGTAATGCCATGCGATCTTTCCAAGCCGGAAGAAGTGGATGCACTGGTCCCGGATACGGTAGCGAAGCTCGGCAAGCTCGACATATTGGTCAACAATGCCGGCATCACCCGCGACGGGCTGGTGATGCGCATGTCGGACGAGGATTTTGCCGACGTGATCCGGGTCAATCTGGAATCGGCCTTTCGGCTGATCCGCGCTGCTGCCCGGCCGATGATGAAGGCGCGCCACGGCCGGATCATTTCGATTAGTTCGGTCGTCGGGGCAACCGGCAATCCGGGACAAGCCAATTATGTTGCGTCCAAGGCCGGTCTGGTCGGCATGTCCAAGGCATTGGCCCAGGAACTGGCTTCGCGAAACATCACCGTCAATTGCGTAGCGCCGGGATTCATTGAATCACCTATGACCGATGCGCTGACCGACGCCCAGAAAGACGAGATCAACCGCAAGATTCCCGCGGGTAAAATGGGCAATGGCGACGATATTGGTGCCGCGGTGGTCTATTTGGCCAGTCAGGAAGCTGCATATGTGACCGGCCAGACGCTGCACGTGAATGGCGGTATGGCGATGATTTCCTAG
- a CDS encoding acyl carrier protein, which yields MSETADRVKKIVVEHLGVEADKVTEEAAFIDDLGADSLDIVELVMAFEEEFSVEIPDDAAEKIGTVKDAIDFIDKNKS from the coding sequence ATGAGTGAGACTGCAGACCGCGTAAAAAAGATCGTTGTTGAGCATCTGGGTGTTGAAGCCGACAAAGTGACTGAAGAAGCTGCTTTCATCGATGATCTGGGCGCTGACAGCCTCGACATCGTTGAGCTGGTTATGGCGTTTGAAGAAGAATTCAGCGTCGAAATTCCAGATGATGCAGCCGAAAAAATCGGTACCGTCAAAGACGCCATCGATTTTATCGACAAAAACAAGAGTTAA
- the fabF gene encoding beta-ketoacyl-ACP synthase II has translation MRRVVVTGMGLVTPLGGDVETTWSNILASKSGAGKITRFDASDQKCHIACEVKPADHEYGFDPNLRVDHKVQRQVDPFIIYGIDAAGQALEDAGLTDMSDEAKLRAGCSIGSGIGGLPGIEKESIVLYERGPSRVSPHFVHGRLINLISGQVSIKYGLMGPNHAVVTACSTGAHSIGDAARMIALDDADVMLAGGAEATICPIGIAGFAQAKALSTKRNDDPTAASRPYDKDRDGFVMGEGAGVVCLEEYEHAKARGAKIYCEVVGYGMSGDAYHVTAPHPGGTGAYRSMEMALKRSGLTTADIDYVNAHGTSTMADTIELAAIKRLFGDDLKTMSMSSTKSAIGHLLGGAGAVEGIFSILALRDQIVPPTLNLDDPDEGCEGVDLVPHFAKKREVKAVLSNSFGFGGTNASIIMKAI, from the coding sequence ATGCGCCGTGTAGTTGTAACCGGAATGGGCCTGGTAACGCCGCTGGGCGGAGATGTGGAAACGACCTGGAGCAATATATTGGCTTCCAAGTCGGGAGCCGGGAAAATCACCCGCTTTGATGCATCCGATCAAAAATGCCATATCGCCTGCGAGGTAAAGCCTGCCGATCATGAATATGGCTTTGATCCAAATTTGCGCGTGGACCACAAGGTTCAGCGGCAAGTGGATCCGTTTATCATCTACGGTATCGATGCGGCCGGTCAGGCGCTTGAAGATGCCGGTCTCACTGACATGTCCGATGAAGCCAAGCTGCGCGCTGGCTGTTCCATCGGATCCGGGATCGGTGGATTGCCGGGAATCGAAAAAGAATCGATCGTATTATATGAACGCGGACCGAGCCGGGTCAGCCCGCATTTTGTCCACGGACGCCTTATAAACCTCATTTCCGGCCAGGTTTCGATCAAATATGGACTGATGGGGCCCAATCATGCGGTTGTGACCGCTTGTTCCACCGGCGCCCACAGTATTGGCGATGCCGCTCGAATGATCGCTCTGGATGACGCTGATGTGATGTTGGCCGGTGGCGCGGAAGCGACCATTTGTCCGATTGGTATCGCCGGCTTTGCTCAGGCAAAGGCGCTGTCCACCAAACGCAACGACGATCCAACAGCTGCGTCCCGTCCCTATGACAAGGACCGCGATGGTTTCGTGATGGGCGAGGGCGCTGGTGTCGTATGTCTCGAAGAATATGAACATGCCAAGGCGCGTGGTGCCAAAATCTATTGCGAAGTTGTCGGCTATGGCATGTCCGGCGACGCCTATCATGTTACCGCACCGCATCCTGGCGGCACCGGCGCATATCGGTCGATGGAAATGGCCCTCAAGCGTTCGGGCCTGACCACCGCTGATATAGACTATGTCAACGCGCACGGCACATCAACGATGGCAGACACCATCGAACTGGCTGCGATCAAGCGCTTGTTCGGCGATGACCTCAAGACCATGTCGATGAGCTCGACCAAATCGGCTATCGGCCATCTTCTCGGCGGCGCAGGAGCGGTGGAAGGCATCTTCAGCATTCTCGCCCTGCGTGATCAGATTGTGCCGCCGACGCTCAATCTTGATGATCCCGACGAAGGATGTGAAGGCGTTGATCTGGTGCCACATTTTGCGAAAAAACGGGAAGTGAAAGCCGTGCTGAGCAATAGCTTTGGCTTTGGCGGCACCAACGCCAGCATCATCATGAAAGCCATCTAA
- the mltG gene encoding endolytic transglycosylase MltG, which produces MRRLGCLILVAAAVIAVLLAGNFLYGWNASGPLEEQRTIVIKSGSSLSMAAQVMESEGVIKSADSFLTRAKILGGSEPIKAGEFEIPAGASNALILDILQGGKSVQRLITVPEGTPSIIVYEKLMAEKLLKGDIPVPAEGSILPDSYSFERGEQRAAVVQRMQKAMSDTLAELWPMRTKASVVNTPEEAIILASIVEKETALARERRTVAAVYGNRVERNMMLQADPTIIYPITRGKPLGRRIRQSEIAQVNDYNTYAMVGLPKGPIANPGRASIEAVLNPARSEALYFVADGKGGHIFAKTLKEHNANVEKWFAIRRERGEM; this is translated from the coding sequence ATGCGCCGTCTCGGTTGCCTGATATTGGTGGCGGCGGCGGTCATTGCAGTGCTGCTGGCGGGGAACTTCCTCTATGGCTGGAACGCCAGCGGACCGCTGGAAGAGCAGCGGACGATCGTCATCAAATCCGGTTCGAGCCTGTCTATGGCCGCACAGGTCATGGAATCGGAAGGCGTCATAAAGTCCGCTGATAGCTTTTTGACCAGGGCAAAAATACTCGGTGGATCAGAGCCGATCAAGGCTGGAGAATTTGAAATCCCGGCAGGTGCGAGCAATGCACTGATTCTGGACATCTTGCAGGGCGGCAAATCGGTGCAACGGCTAATCACCGTTCCAGAAGGGACGCCGTCGATCATTGTTTACGAAAAACTGATGGCCGAAAAACTGTTGAAGGGTGATATTCCCGTGCCGGCGGAAGGATCCATACTGCCAGACAGCTACAGTTTTGAACGCGGAGAACAACGCGCGGCGGTGGTTCAGCGGATGCAGAAAGCGATGAGTGATACGCTTGCCGAGCTTTGGCCCATGCGGACGAAAGCCAGTGTGGTCAACACACCGGAAGAGGCGATCATTCTGGCATCGATCGTCGAAAAGGAAACCGCTCTGGCAAGGGAACGGCGGACGGTTGCTGCGGTTTATGGCAACCGTGTCGAGCGCAACATGATGCTGCAAGCCGATCCGACGATCATCTACCCGATCACGCGCGGAAAACCGCTGGGTCGCCGTATCCGGCAATCGGAAATTGCCCAGGTCAACGACTATAACACCTATGCAATGGTCGGGCTGCCCAAAGGACCGATAGCCAATCCGGGCCGGGCTTCGATCGAGGCGGTTCTGAATCCGGCACGAAGCGAAGCGCTCTATTTTGTCGCCGACGGCAAGGGCGGGCATATCTTCGCCAAGACATTGAAAGAACATAATGCCAATGTCGAAAAATGGTTTGCGATCCGGCGTGAACGCGGAGAGATGTAG